A single region of the bacterium genome encodes:
- the gyrB gene encoding DNA topoisomerase (ATP-hydrolyzing) subunit B has protein sequence MIKKKKTKPKQKKTKARPKSKKPVKTGNPAVKPTAEKEVLPAKADKKDSYTAADIYVLEGLEPVRKRPGMYIGSTGPDGLHHLVWECVDNSLDEAMGGYAKNIEVTLFPGNKVRTIDDGRGIPVEIHKQTKKSALETVMTTLHAGAKFGGKAYQVAGGLHGVGVSVVCALSSWMRVEVCRQGFRYAQEYQRGKVKTRVQKIGPCRGSGTTVTFEPDPEIFKEIKFDLKRILNHLRQQAYLTRGVKIEVSDERNEQKLSYNFYFEGGVSSYVKYLVRGSSLRHPNIFYCSGEKDGVMVESAFQYTEEVEGYEEAFANNIFTQEGGTHITGFRGALTRGFNDYARKNGFLKEKDENLSGEDIREGLVGVISVKIKEPQFEGQTKAKLGNVEAKAAVETIVIEGLNDFLERNPNDASAIIDKCILSAKARKAAKAARETVLRKGILDGLSLPGKLADCTSREPQDSELYIVEGESAGGSSRQARDRHFQAILPLKGKILNVERARLDRMLDSKEIRALIIAMGTAIAQDFDIEKLRYHRIVIMCDADSDGNHIKTLLLTLFYRYFKVLIDKGYIYIAQPPLYRIQAGKDIKYAYTEDQKEKVIAELRQFKAQTEKRKKGVKNLKSDESGEMATTEEESANEQKVAGLNIQRYKGLGEMNPEQLWETTMSPENRVLKQVTIENAREADRIFDILMGDEVFPRKKFILAYAKKVKNLDV, from the coding sequence ATGATAAAGAAGAAAAAAACAAAACCAAAGCAGAAAAAAACAAAGGCGAGACCGAAATCAAAAAAACCAGTCAAAACCGGAAATCCGGCAGTAAAACCGACGGCCGAAAAAGAAGTCCTCCCGGCTAAGGCGGATAAGAAAGACAGCTATACTGCCGCTGATATTTACGTTTTGGAAGGCCTGGAACCGGTCAGAAAAAGACCGGGAATGTACATCGGATCCACCGGGCCCGATGGCCTGCACCATTTAGTGTGGGAATGCGTTGACAATTCACTTGACGAAGCGATGGGAGGTTACGCCAAGAATATAGAAGTGACTCTTTTTCCGGGAAACAAAGTCAGAACCATAGACGACGGCCGGGGAATTCCAGTCGAAATTCATAAACAGACAAAAAAATCCGCTTTGGAAACGGTGATGACGACCCTGCACGCCGGAGCCAAGTTCGGAGGCAAAGCTTATCAGGTGGCCGGCGGACTCCACGGAGTCGGGGTTTCTGTGGTCTGCGCCTTGTCTAGCTGGATGAGGGTCGAGGTCTGCCGCCAGGGCTTCAGATACGCCCAGGAATACCAAAGAGGCAAAGTTAAAACCAGAGTCCAAAAAATCGGCCCTTGCCGAGGCAGCGGCACCACCGTTACTTTCGAGCCCGACCCGGAGATCTTCAAAGAAATCAAGTTTGACTTAAAGAGAATCTTGAACCATCTCCGCCAGCAGGCTTATCTGACCCGGGGAGTGAAAATCGAGGTTTCTGACGAAAGGAACGAGCAAAAACTGAGTTATAATTTCTATTTCGAGGGAGGAGTCAGCTCTTATGTCAAATACCTAGTCCGCGGATCAAGCCTCAGGCACCCGAATATTTTCTACTGCTCGGGCGAGAAAGACGGCGTGATGGTCGAGTCTGCCTTTCAGTACACCGAAGAAGTTGAGGGCTATGAAGAGGCTTTTGCCAACAATATTTTCACCCAGGAAGGCGGTACCCACATTACCGGCTTCAGGGGCGCCTTGACCAGGGGGTTTAACGATTACGCCAGAAAAAACGGCTTCCTGAAAGAAAAAGACGAAAATTTATCCGGCGAGGACATCAGAGAAGGCCTGGTCGGAGTGATTTCGGTGAAGATCAAAGAGCCTCAGTTTGAGGGGCAGACTAAGGCAAAGCTCGGGAACGTCGAGGCCAAAGCCGCAGTCGAAACGATTGTCATCGAAGGCTTGAACGATTTTCTGGAAAGGAATCCCAATGACGCTTCGGCAATTATCGACAAATGCATTTTATCGGCTAAAGCCAGGAAAGCGGCCAAAGCGGCCAGGGAAACCGTCTTGAGAAAAGGCATCTTAGACGGCCTGTCTTTGCCGGGAAAGCTGGCTGACTGCACTTCCAGGGAGCCTCAGGACTCCGAACTTTATATCGTCGAGGGAGAATCAGCCGGAGGCAGTTCTCGCCAGGCAAGAGACCGCCATTTTCAGGCCATTCTGCCCTTGAAAGGCAAGATCCTTAATGTTGAAAGGGCCAGATTGGACAGAATGCTCGATTCTAAGGAAATCAGGGCTTTGATAATTGCCATGGGCACTGCCATTGCCCAGGATTTTGACATTGAGAAATTAAGGTACCACCGGATCGTCATTATGTGTGATGCAGATTCTGACGGAAATCATATTAAAACTCTGCTTTTGACGCTGTTTTACCGCTATTTCAAGGTTTTGATCGATAAAGGCTATATCTACATCGCCCAGCCGCCGCTCTACAGGATTCAGGCGGGCAAAGACATAAAATACGCTTATACCGAGGACCAAAAGGAAAAAGTAATAGCAGAACTTAGGCAGTTTAAAGCGCAAACCGAAAAGCGAAAAAAAGGCGTTAAGAATTTAAAATCAGATGAGTCCGGCGAGATGGCGACTACAGAAGAAGAGTCGGCCAACGAGCAGAAGGTTGCCGGTTTGAACATTCAGCGCTATAAAGGGTTGGGAGAAATGAATCCGGAACAGCTCTGGGAAACGACTATGAGCCCGGAAAACAGGGTGTTAAAGCAGGTGACAATTGAAAACGCCAGAGAAGCGGACAGGATTTTCGACATCCTGATGGGCGATGAAGTTTTCCCGAGAAAGAAATTCATTTTGGCCTATGCCAAAAAAGTTAAAAACCTAGATGTCTAA
- a CDS encoding deaminase gives MEKRILIAHVPVLHQGYLDFLKKNKKRISSIFLLGNRLVNRLSRFEPDITSIEAADCKKLLRIMGFDKVQTFSLNTLKEIYGKKILLINDEVSRNLNEKYFKGGDVKWASVFLRWDKESIVAEMPVKNVPFSKNPFDIAIMKKAYDEAQKSSDWWRQAGAVLLKNGEIILRTYNQALPTDHSIYQVGGVRDFFAAGERQDLNNIIHAEQRIIAEAAKNGLSLNKTALYLTHFPCSVCAKLIVYSGIRKIYFCEGASTLDGRKMLKSAGIKIIRLPMLK, from the coding sequence ATGGAGAAAAGAATTCTTATTGCTCATGTTCCCGTTCTGCATCAAGGATATTTAGATTTTCTAAAAAAGAACAAAAAAAGGATCTCTTCAATTTTTCTTCTTGGCAACAGATTGGTTAACAGGCTTTCGAGATTTGAACCGGATATCACTTCCATAGAGGCGGCTGACTGCAAGAAATTATTGAGAATCATGGGTTTTGACAAAGTTCAAACCTTTTCTTTAAATACTCTTAAAGAAATCTATGGTAAAAAGATTCTTCTTATCAACGACGAGGTTTCTAGAAACCTGAATGAAAAGTATTTTAAGGGGGGAGACGTGAAATGGGCTTCGGTTTTCCTGCGTTGGGACAAAGAATCTATCGTGGCTGAAATGCCGGTCAAAAACGTACCTTTTTCCAAGAATCCTTTTGACATTGCCATAATGAAAAAGGCCTATGACGAAGCGCAAAAAAGCAGCGATTGGTGGCGCCAGGCGGGGGCGGTGCTCCTGAAGAACGGCGAGATAATACTGCGGACCTATAACCAAGCTCTGCCTACGGACCATTCTATTTATCAGGTCGGCGGCGTCAGGGATTTCTTTGCCGCCGGAGAAAGACAGGATTTAAACAATATCATCCATGCGGAGCAGAGAATTATCGCCGAAGCAGCCAAAAACGGCTTGTCGCTAAACAAAACCGCTCTTTATCTAACGCATTTTCCATGTTCGGTTTGCGCCAAGCTTATTGTTTATTCCGGCATCAGGAAGATTTATTTTTGTGAGGGCGCGTCAACCCTTGACGGCAGAAAAATGTTAAAGTCAGCCGGCATCAAAATAATCCGTTTGCCAATGTTAAAATGA
- a CDS encoding HIT domain-containing protein: protein MAKSFVDINNAKRKDYKKVISRIKLDKKCPFCPENFRYHKKPILKRKNNWFLTENSWPYKNSRYHFIICPKKHKETISELTKADMESVIFLAGWAIRRFRIKGGGLMARFGDSRLSGTSVTHLHFHIVSPQENKKTGRAKAVFFPIG from the coding sequence ATGGCGAAAAGTTTTGTTGACATCAATAACGCCAAAAGGAAGGATTACAAGAAAGTTATCTCTCGGATAAAACTGGATAAAAAGTGTCCTTTCTGTCCTGAAAATTTTCGATATCATAAAAAACCCATCCTTAAACGGAAGAACAACTGGTTTTTGACCGAAAACTCTTGGCCGTACAAGAATTCCCGTTACCATTTCATCATTTGTCCTAAAAAACATAAGGAAACTATTTCTGAATTGACGAAAGCAGACATGGAATCTGTTATCTTTTTGGCCGGCTGGGCAATCAGGAGATTTCGAATAAAAGGGGGCGGCTTGATGGCAAGATTCGGTGACTCAAGGCTATCAGGGACTTCGGTCACCCACCTTCATTTTCACATAGTTTCTCCTCAAGAAAACAAAAAAACCGGCCGTGCCAAAGCGGTCTTTTTTCCAATAGGCTAG
- a CDS encoding thymidylate synthase: MKQYLDLLKYVLENGERKGDPQGIGNLAVCGYQMRFKMDDGFPLLTTKKMPLKSIIYELLWFLRGDTNVQYLHDHGVTIWDEWATPEACAKYNLPPGELGPIYGEKWRRWKTRDGKTIDQISDVIKEIKAFSDSRRLVVTAWDPEDVDKVFVAPCHCFFKFFVAQGKLSLHLFQRSGDVFLGVPFNIASYSLLLMMVAQVTDLKPYEFIHTISDTHIYLNHINQAKEQLLRQPRPLPKMILNPEIKNIFEFDYEDLKLEDYDPHPSIKAEIGI, from the coding sequence ATGAAACAATATCTGGACTTACTGAAATACGTTTTAGAAAACGGAGAAAGAAAAGGCGATCCTCAAGGCATTGGCAACCTTGCTGTTTGCGGCTACCAGATGCGTTTTAAGATGGATGACGGCTTCCCTCTCTTGACTACAAAAAAAATGCCCTTAAAGTCAATTATCTATGAATTGCTCTGGTTTTTGCGGGGGGATACAAACGTGCAATATCTTCACGATCACGGGGTGACTATCTGGGATGAGTGGGCTACGCCCGAAGCTTGTGCCAAGTACAATCTTCCTCCAGGAGAATTGGGACCGATTTACGGCGAGAAGTGGAGGCGCTGGAAAACCAGAGACGGCAAAACGATTGATCAAATCAGCGATGTCATTAAGGAAATAAAGGCTTTTTCAGATTCACGACGACTAGTCGTAACCGCTTGGGATCCGGAAGACGTTGATAAGGTTTTTGTCGCTCCCTGCCACTGTTTTTTCAAGTTCTTCGTGGCCCAGGGCAAATTATCCCTGCATTTATTCCAAAGAAGCGGCGATGTTTTTCTCGGAGTTCCCTTCAATATCGCCTCCTATTCGCTGCTCTTGATGATGGTTGCCCAGGTTACCGATTTAAAACCATACGAATTCATCCACACCATCTCTGATACTCATATCTACCTTAATCATATTAATCAGGCAAAAGAGCAGCTTTTGCGTCAGCCAAGACCGTTGCCAAAAATGATTCTCAACCCCGAAATAAAAAATATCTTCGAGTTTGACTACGAAGACCTCAAATTAGAAGATTACGACCCTCATCCTTCAATAAAGGCCGAAATCGGCATCTAG
- the secE gene encoding preprotein translocase subunit SecE produces the protein MKIFDRIISFLKEVLVETKKVNWPTQKEVLNYTLLVIILSVILAVFLGGIDFGFTRLLNKVILRQ, from the coding sequence ATGAAGATATTTGATCGCATCATAAGCTTCCTAAAGGAGGTTTTAGTAGAAACGAAAAAGGTCAACTGGCCGACCCAGAAAGAAGTTTTGAATTATACCCTGCTGGTCATAATCCTTTCGGTGATTTTGGCCGTATTCTTGGGCGGCATCGACTTTGGGTTTACGAGACTGTTAAATAAGGTTATACTACGGCAATAA
- a CDS encoding phenylalanine--tRNA ligase beta subunit-related protein codes for MKLLYSQLKKFVPGLKATPKQIGERFTMTGSMMDGLKEVRFQGKKDYLISLEVRQNRADCLSVMGLARETAAFYGLACKSPVPASNAFFTAVKNALRGYDGSEFRAKRGIKVLPSVSEAGSYIRVEAKKQVKRALAFEITGVKNKESPSWLKEFLVFYDINSINLLVDLSNYAMIITGYPSHLLDKDKMAGSLCWSVNKIFKEITTLDGTQVKLSGREVILKDEKNILGLAGIVGGKIAAIDKNSRNLIAEMAIYDRVSIRRDARNLKINTEASTRLEKDLDSQGLDFAMRFLISLILKEAGGKIIAKPFSFYPKEQLNSRIKFDPKLASIFAGINIPESQSLKILKTLRFKVLRSKNAWFVMPPQDRTDIVIPEDVVEEVIRIFGFEKIPSDQAPAFSVVSSITPKTIDISEKTRDILACLEFDEILSWPLTKKDINLATNYQDWENISTQNSVNEEFPDLRQSIAPSLLSQLAEYKKKNVEKISIFEIGRVFGKKGQDFLEEDSLGILIKKEKGKIVQDLRRTIEVLLRSLGLGDIDYPLARTKPRIANPFSCWDISVREKIGILYKINSSEHKNIAFAEISLSKISRLCQDFSLNPVVELTEKLVVLDANLELGQKENINELLKTIKAKIGKNNLWSLEVIDRFPLKNKIRYTIKVSYMGLTDKQAKESHLKIFGIKP; via the coding sequence GTGAAACTATTATACAGCCAATTAAAGAAGTTTGTTCCAGGATTGAAAGCAACGCCAAAGCAGATTGGAGAAAGGTTTACCATGACAGGCTCAATGATGGACGGTTTAAAAGAGGTCAGGTTCCAGGGCAAGAAAGATTATTTGATTAGCCTGGAAGTCAGGCAGAACCGGGCTGACTGTTTGTCAGTCATGGGCTTGGCAAGGGAAACAGCTGCCTTTTACGGTTTAGCTTGTAAGTCCCCAGTCCCTGCCAGTAATGCGTTTTTCACGGCCGTGAAAAACGCGTTGCGTGGTTACGACGGCTCCGAATTCCGAGCGAAGCGAGGAATCAAGGTTCTGCCGAGCGTTAGCGAGGCAGGTTCTTATATTAGAGTTGAAGCAAAAAAACAGGTTAAGCGGGCTTTAGCTTTTGAAATTACCGGAGTGAAAAACAAGGAATCTCCGTCCTGGCTGAAGGAGTTTTTAGTTTTTTACGATATTAACAGCATTAATCTTCTGGTCGATCTTTCAAATTACGCCATGATCATTACCGGATACCCCTCTCATCTTTTAGACAAAGACAAAATGGCAGGCAGTCTCTGCTGGTCTGTTAACAAGATTTTCAAAGAAATTACCACTCTTGACGGAACTCAAGTAAAGCTATCCGGAAGAGAAGTCATCCTCAAAGATGAAAAGAATATCCTGGGCCTGGCTGGGATTGTCGGCGGGAAAATTGCCGCTATTGATAAAAACAGCCGGAATCTGATTGCCGAAATGGCGATCTACGACAGGGTTTCCATAAGGAGAGACGCCAGAAATCTGAAGATCAACACCGAAGCCAGCACTAGATTAGAAAAAGATCTTGATTCTCAAGGACTGGATTTTGCCATGAGGTTTTTAATTTCTCTGATTCTTAAAGAGGCTGGCGGCAAGATTATTGCCAAACCCTTTAGCTTTTATCCGAAAGAGCAGCTTAATTCAAGGATTAAGTTTGATCCAAAGCTTGCCAGTATTTTTGCCGGCATTAACATTCCTGAATCCCAGTCTCTAAAAATCCTCAAAACTTTGAGATTCAAGGTCTTGAGGTCAAAAAATGCCTGGTTCGTTATGCCTCCGCAAGACCGGACCGACATAGTTATTCCAGAAGATGTGGTTGAGGAAGTTATCCGCATCTTTGGCTTTGAAAAGATTCCCTCAGATCAGGCCCCAGCCTTTTCGGTGGTAAGCTCGATTACTCCAAAAACAATCGATATTTCAGAAAAAACCAGGGACATTCTGGCATGCTTAGAGTTTGACGAAATCCTTTCTTGGCCATTGACCAAAAAAGACATTAATCTAGCCACTAATTATCAGGATTGGGAAAACATCTCCACCCAGAATTCTGTCAACGAAGAATTCCCGGATCTCAGGCAGTCAATCGCTCCGAGCCTTCTTTCGCAGTTGGCTGAATACAAAAAGAAGAATGTTGAGAAAATCAGCATATTTGAGATAGGCAGGGTCTTTGGCAAAAAAGGGCAAGACTTTCTTGAAGAAGACAGCCTCGGCATCTTAATTAAAAAAGAAAAAGGCAAAATCGTCCAAGACTTAAGAAGGACGATAGAAGTCTTGTTAAGATCTTTGGGTCTTGGCGACATTGATTACCCTCTGGCTAGAACAAAACCAAGGATTGCCAATCCTTTCTCCTGCTGGGACATTTCTGTCAGAGAAAAAATTGGCATATTATACAAAATCAATTCTTCTGAGCACAAAAACATCGCTTTTGCCGAAATCAGCCTTTCCAAGATAAGCCGTCTTTGCCAAGACTTTTCTTTAAATCCGGTGGTCGAGCTGACCGAAAAATTGGTGGTTTTGGACGCCAATCTCGAACTGGGTCAAAAAGAAAACATCAATGAGCTCTTGAAGACGATAAAAGCCAAGATTGGCAAAAACAATCTTTGGAGTCTTGAGGTGATTGATAGATTCCCTTTGAAGAACAAGATTCGCTATACAATAAAAGTTTCTTATATGGGGCTTACTGACAAACAAGCCAAAGAAAGCCATTTAAAGATATTTGGAATCAAACCATGA
- the nusG gene encoding transcription termination/antitermination protein NusG: MPKQKLPQQKNWYVIHTYSGYEDAVARNLKQRIESLGMEDKIFNVVVPKEKKIKIKNGKRRVVEEKIYPGYVLVEMIVTDDSWYVVRNTPNVTGFVGAGTTPIPVSPQEIETLKKRMGVEEPRFKIDVKIGDLVKITDGPFKDFDGKISEVDEERGKVKVLINMFGRDTPVELDSLQIKKV; this comes from the coding sequence GTGCCAAAACAAAAACTGCCTCAGCAAAAGAACTGGTACGTCATCCACACCTATTCGGGATATGAGGACGCCGTCGCCAGGAACTTGAAACAAAGGATCGAGTCTTTGGGAATGGAAGACAAGATTTTTAACGTCGTCGTCCCCAAAGAAAAAAAAATCAAGATAAAGAACGGCAAGAGGCGGGTCGTCGAGGAAAAGATTTATCCCGGGTACGTCCTGGTCGAAATGATCGTTACCGATGATTCCTGGTACGTGGTCAGGAATACTCCTAACGTCACCGGCTTTGTCGGCGCCGGCACAACCCCGATTCCGGTTTCACCGCAGGAGATCGAAACGTTGAAAAAACGGATGGGAGTTGAGGAGCCGCGTTTTAAAATCGACGTCAAAATTGGCGACTTGGTAAAAATCACTGATGGGCCCTTTAAGGACTTTGACGGCAAGATCTCCGAGGTTGACGAAGAAAGGGGGAAAGTCAAGGTTTTGATCAATATGTTCGGCCGGGACACGCCGGTAGAGCTGGATTCATTACAAATAAAGAAAGTCTAG
- the rplK gene encoding 50S ribosomal protein L11: MAKKIKAVLKLQVPAGQATPAPPVGPALAQQGVNIAEFCQKFNEQTKSQIGSKLPVEVTVFEDRSYIFKAKTPLVTELLKKAAAIEKGSGTPNTVKAGKITKAQLREIAKTKFPDLNADTIEAAEKIIEGTARNMGVDIE; this comes from the coding sequence ATGGCTAAAAAAATAAAGGCAGTCCTGAAACTACAAGTGCCGGCCGGCCAGGCAACTCCGGCGCCGCCGGTGGGACCGGCTCTGGCCCAGCAGGGCGTCAATATCGCCGAATTCTGCCAGAAGTTCAACGAACAGACAAAATCGCAGATAGGATCTAAATTGCCGGTCGAAGTCACCGTTTTTGAAGACAGATCTTACATCTTTAAGGCGAAAACGCCTCTGGTGACTGAACTCCTGAAAAAGGCAGCTGCCATAGAAAAAGGTTCTGGCACGCCAAATACTGTCAAAGCTGGCAAGATTACTAAAGCCCAGCTCAGGGAGATCGCCAAGACTAAGTTTCCGGACCTCAATGCCGATACCATAGAAGCAGCCGAGAAGATTATTGAGGGCACGGCCAGAAATATGGGGGTTGATATAGAGTAA